The Thalassophryne amazonica chromosome 8, fThaAma1.1, whole genome shotgun sequence genome includes a window with the following:
- the LOC117515454 gene encoding uncharacterized protein LOC117515454 yields MESINNSADSEVKTAVPLSPDVCVPPILRDRDHYHVFVSYSNTDYHWTHCLIHQLESCGLKVCYHERDFIPGRTVLENMSDCIEESQKVLLVLSPEFVRSRWCLLEANMSLFRDCLERKPIVPLMLEPGVTVPLHLCHLTYLDAKDPDFMSKLLKVLCTPNQHLHGSTVVPFQPPTIYNGKALQPLTAVNDEELNTWDSGHFSEMELPDQLRLIIEDQEQFRTAVRMINDVSKSKVWLRPLWVRVLTYFFFILLFAGFIPLFVCIFLFYTPYIITGQFGYLIVSVITFSSVPLGLLIHIVLWMRNDKKDIVREMQKTVGQANTILSEEKVLMGCQSNSKLYLVYVALDGCRKEFAETFPGQSCAEEMFQRALVFFSSGYACCLSKRHFPFPQSSSPGHMDRGVCFCQYVSEQLSRGEWE; encoded by the coding sequence ATGGAGTCAATCAATAACAGTGCTGATTCTGAGGTGAAGACTGCTGTTCCTCTGTCTCCTGATGTTTGTGTCCCTCCCATACTGAGAGACAGAGATCATTACCATGTCTTTGTGAGCTACAGTAATACTGACTACCACTGGACCCACTGCCTCATTCATCAGCTGGAGTCTTGTGGTCTTAAGGTGTGCTACCATGAGCGTGATTTCATTCCTGGACGCACTGTACTGGAAAACATGTCCGACTGCATTGAGGAAAGCCAGAAGGTTCTGTTGGTTCTCAGTCCAGAGTTTGTGCGTAGTCGCTGGTGCCTCTTGGAGGCCAACATGTCTCTGTTCAGAGACTGCTTGGAGAGGAAACCCATAGTGCCACTAATGCTGGAGCCTGGAGTCACCGTCCCCCTCCACCTCTGCCACCTCACGTATCTGGATGCCAAGGACCCTGATTTTATGAgtaagctgctaaaagtgctctgCACCCCCAACCAGCATCTTCATGGGTCCACTGTGGTGCCCTTCCAACCTCCAACCATTTACAATGGGAAAGCGCTTCAGCCTTTGACTGCTGTCAATGATGAGGAACTTAATACTTGGGATTCTGGTCACTTCAGTGAAATGGAGCTGCCAGACCAACTACGCTTAATCATTGAAGATCAAGAACAGTTCAGAACAGCTGTAAGAATGATCAATGACGTTTCTAAAAGTAAAGTTTGGCTGCGCCCACTCTGGGTTAGAGTACTGACCTACTTTTTTTTCATATTACTTTTTGCAGGGTTCATACCTCTATTTGTATGCATATTCCTCTTTTACACACCATATATTATAACCGGGCAGTTTGGCTATCTGATCGTCTCAGTGATAACTTTTTCCTCGGTTCCACTTGGACTATTAATCCACATTGTTCTGTGGATGCGAAATGACAAGAAGGACATTGTGAGGGAAATGCAGAAAACTGTTGGTCAGGCAAACACAATCCTTTCGGAGGAGAAGGTACTAATGGGCTGCCAATCAAATTCAAAACTCTATCTGGTCTATGTGGCACTTGATGGTTGTAGGAAGGAGTTTGCTGAAACATTTCCTGGACAGTCCTGTGCTGAAGAGATGTTTCAAAGAGCTCTGGTCTTCTTCTCATCAGGTTACGCCTGCTGTCTGTCCAAAAGACATTTTCCCTTTCCCCAATCCAGCTCCCCTGGACACATGGACAGAGGGGTATGTTTCTGCCAGTATGTCTCGGAGCAGCTTAGCAGGGGAGAGTGGGAGTAG